The Micropterus dolomieu isolate WLL.071019.BEF.003 ecotype Adirondacks linkage group LG22, ASM2129224v1, whole genome shotgun sequence genome contains a region encoding:
- the LOC123961726 gene encoding isocitrate dehydrogenase [NADP], mitochondrial, which yields MDGDEMTRIIWEFIKEKLILTNVDVELKYYDLGLPYRDQTDDQVTIDSALATKKYNVAVKCATITPDEARVEEFNLKKMWKSPNGTIRNILGGTVFREPIICKNIPRLVPGWTQPITIGRHAFGDQYRATDFVVDQPGKFKIIFSPADGSANKEWEVYDFPAGGCGMGMYNTDESITGFAHSCFQYAIGKKWPLYMSTKNTILKAYDGRFKDIFEDIFQKHYKPEFDKLKIWYEHRLIDDMVAQVLKSSGAFVWACKNYDGDVQSDILAQGFGSLGLMTSVLVCPDGKTIEAEAAHGTVTRHFREHQKGRPTSTNPIASIFAWTRGLEHRGKLDGNPDLIKFSQTLERVCVETVESGTMTKDLAGCIHGLSNVKLNEHYVNTTDFLDAIKTNLDKALGK from the exons ATGGACGGAGATGAGATGACCAGGATCATCTGGGAGTTCATCAAAGAGAAG CTCATCCTGACCAATGTTGATGTTGAGCTGAAGTATTATGACCTGGGTCTGCCGTACCGTGACCAGACTGATGACCAGGTCACCATCGACTCTGCCCTGGCCACTAAGAAGTACAATGTGGCGGTTAAATGTGCCACCATCACACCTGACGAAGCCAGAGTGGAAG agtTTAACCTGAAGAAGATGTGGAAGAGCCCCAACGGAACCATCAGGAACATCCTGGGCGGCACAGTCTTCCGTGAGCCAATCATCTGCAAGAACATTCCCAGGCTTGTTCCAGGCTGGACGCAGCCCATCACTATCGGCAGACACGCCTTTGGTGATCAG TACAGAGCAACAGACTTTGTTGTGGACCAGCCTGGCAAATTCAAGATTATCTTCTCACCTGCTGATGGTAGCGCAAACAAGGAATGGGAGGTCTATGACTTTCCTGCTGGTGGATGTGGAATGGGCATGTACAACACTGATGAG TCTATTACAGGCTTTGCACACAGCTGCTTCCAGTATGCCATTGGCAAGAAGTGGCCACTGTACATGAGCACAAAGAACACCATTCTTAAAGCCTATGATGGCAGGTTTAAAGACATCTTCGAGGATATCTTTCAAAA GCACTATAAACCAGAGTTCGACAAATTGAAGATCTGGTATGAGCATAGGCTTATTGATGATATGGTCGCCCAAGTGCTGAAGTCTTCTGGAGCCTTTGTGTGGGCTTGCAAGAACTACGACGGTGATGTTCAGTCTGACATCCTCGCGCAGG GTTTTGGCTCTCTAGGATTGATGACATCAGTTCTCGTGTGCCCTGACGGCAAGACTATTGAGGCTGAGGCTGCCCATGGCACTGTGACCAGGCACTTTCGTGAGCACCAGAAG GGAAGGCCGACCAGCACCAACCCCATTGCCAGCATTTTCGCCTGGACCAGAGGCCTGGAGCATCGTGGCAAACTTGATGGCAATCCTGACCTTATTAA GTTCTCCCAGACTCTGGAGAGGGTGTGTGTTGAGACTGTTGAGAGCGGTACGATGACCAAGGACCTCGCAGGCTGCATCCATGGCCTGTCCAA TGTCAAGCTGAACGAGCACTACGTCAATACCACAGACTTCCTCGACGCCATCAAGACAAATCTGGATAAAGCCCTCGGCAAATGA